The nucleotide sequence TTTTCCTAGCTAACAACCATTAGGCCTAACcaaatttttaacaaacgaaTATAAGTTAGGTCAGTTAGTTAAAGTGAGATTTGTGTtccatcttcttcctcatttTTTAGACAAATACCTTATTAGGGAAAAcggaaaaaacaaaacaactcaTGGCACATCAACCCAAGAGATAAATAGTAATTTTCTCGCTCTTATTTTCCCATTATGCACTCATTGTTTGTTATGTtccttaattttctttaaaatgatttaaattttgatcctaaaacaagaaaaaaaagtacaGAGTGCACAAAGTGAAGTAGGAGATAACTTTCCAAACAACTACTAGAAATGCATTGAAACTATTATTGacactttaaaatttttattatgcacttaaaagataaaatttaatataaaaacatataacgtttgtcatttagtattacggtttagcAGTAattctttttacttgtaagtaagagatcttaaTTTCGATCCTTACCAAATGCGACTTTGAACTGTATTAttactagtctattgtgagaCTAAAGCTACTTCATCtcctttaatgtaaataatatcattcgttaaaaaaaaaaaacgtataaCAACTGACGAGGACAAACGGTAGAAGGCCCAATCTGACAAAATCGTACAACGACAAACACACGACAAAGAGAAAAACACAACCCTAATCTCCAATTCTCCACGAGGAGAAGAAACTGGCGGCTGCCAAAGTCTTTTTAGAGGAAGAGAAGTCGTCCTCAAATTATTTCAGTCCAACCAAAAAGCACAAGGCCGCCATGGACGGCAGCCGAGTCGACTGGACAAACCTCCCACCCCAGCTCCCCCCACTCATCGCCTACTGCCTCCAAACCCACCTCGAACACCTCCGAATCCGCAGCGTCTGCAGCTCCTGGCGCTCCTCCATTCCACCCTTGCAAAATTCCAATGCCCCTAGATTCCCTACACCGCTCTCCCAAGGGCCCAGTGCCGTTCTCTGCCCAACCACCGTCTACCTCCTCCGCCCCGACCCCAATTCAAATCCAAATCCTTCCGCGTCATCATCTTCAACCTCTTCATCCAAGGGTTGGCTGCTGAAGCTGGAAGAGTCTTCCGGCAAACTTCGTCTCCTGAACCCCATCACCAGCTGGCGGATCGGGTCCTTAAGCGAAGGTGTTCCGGTAAACGCCATGGATTTGAATTTGCTGGACTTCAACATGGTGGAGTTGGCCAGATCATATGTGCTCAGATACATAAATGGGTCCGGATCCGTTTTTGGCATAAACAAGGTGATTAAATCCCCCATTTTCAAAGATTACTGctcaattttcattatttacaacggaggaaaattgggttttgcAAAAACTGGAGATCAAAAGCTCACACTCATCAACGATCAAGTTTCTGACTACGATGACATGATCGTGTACAAGGGTCACCCTTTTGTTGTGGACAAATGGGGTCAAATTTTTTGCATCAGTTCGTCGTTAGAATTGACCCCGGTTTCACCTCCGATCGGGTTTGGTCACCGTAAGAATTTAATCGAGTGTTGTGGAGAGCTTTATGTGGTGGATAGGTACTCTCAAGAAGGAGGTGTTGGTTCTGTTTATAACAATCACTTTCTCCGCCATCCTCTCCGCAGGCGGA is from Pyrus communis chromosome 10, drPyrComm1.1, whole genome shotgun sequence and encodes:
- the LOC137747645 gene encoding F-box protein At2g26160-like, whose translation is MDGSRVDWTNLPPQLPPLIAYCLQTHLEHLRIRSVCSSWRSSIPPLQNSNAPRFPTPLSQGPSAVLCPTTVYLLRPDPNSNPNPSASSSSTSSSKGWLLKLEESSGKLRLLNPITSWRIGSLSEGVPVNAMDLNLLDFNMVELARSYVLRYINGSGSVFGINKVIKSPIFKDYCSIFIIYNGGKLGFAKTGDQKLTLINDQVSDYDDMIVYKGHPFVVDKWGQIFCISSSLELTPVSPPIGFGHRKNLIECCGELYVVDRYSQEGGVGSVYNNHFLRHPLRRRRFYEAGQPKVVDFRVYKLLEDGAEELGRRWVEVKSLGEQAFFLSIDCCFSVLATELEGCKGNCIYFTDSNDIGLALRELIRPDGSVFSMEDRTIERLGSSRLYSKMFWPLPI